The genomic interval AGCCAGAACCTGTTCAACCGGAACCCGAACCTGTTCAACCGGAGCCAGAACCTGTTCAACCGGAACCCGAACCTGTTCAACCGTAACCCGAACCTGTTCAACCGAAACCCGAACCTGTTCAGCTCGATCGCTCTACAGAGATAATTACTAAAGTCATTGAGGATGGTAATGCTAATCCACTGGAAATTACTGGACTTGTTTTTGTACCGGAAGAGAGCAACTCAACTAACCTGGATAACTCCATTCTAGAAAATCAGCCTGAATTATCTGAAATTATTGAGGAAGTTCAAATCCTAATTAATCCTGAGTTTGAGAATCCTGCCTTATTCCTACCTACGCTCCTCAATAATGCTGGTAGCGTCAATATTCAAACCGAAACCGGAATTAGAATTGGTACTTCTGTCTCATCCTCTTTTGTGCAAGGAGATGGGGGAGATTTTACGGGCATCACAGATGGAGGATTTCAATCTGATAATATTGATACGTCTGCTCGCGATGGAGATGGCGGAAATATTACGGTAGAGGGAGTACAAGGAGTGGCAACCGGTGACTTGAATTCATCCTCTTCCAATATAGGAAATGGCGGTAATATTCTGGTTTCTAGTCCCCAAAGTTCAGTGACTATTGGAAATATTGATAGCTCTACGAATGAGGGCAATAGTGGAGATGTGGGAATTCAAGCCTTTGAGAATATCACCACAGAAGATATTAATACGAGTAGTAATCAAGGTAATGCTGGAGATGTTTTGTTAAACTCACAAGCGGGAACCATTTCGACAGGAGAGATTAATACTGCTGCACCTCAAGGGATTCCAGGTACGCTGACGATTCAGAGTAATCCAACACCGGTTAATTCACCGGTAAATCAACCGGTTAGTCCCTCCGTAACCCAGAGTGCGATTCAGCCACAAATCCCAGTTAATCCTCCTTCAACTGCACCGTTGTTGACCTCTGTTCCTGAAGTTTCTGTCACCATCAATCCGAATATTCCTGCGTCTTCTAATGTCACTGTAACGACTGATTTGACGAATTTGGATCGCTTTGCCATTGATTTAGCGTCTCTCAATTTAGAGTGGGGAGGACTACAAGAAACCTGGGATCAACGGTTGCAAGAACTGGATCAATTGATGACGGAAGAGTATAGTCAATATGTGAAAAAAGCCCCCTCGGAGATTGTGACGATCGCCGGAATCAAGGATATGCTCGGTAGAATCGAGGCGCAAACCGGCAATAAACCCGCAGTCGTCTATGCTCTGTCTTATCCTGAAGTTGACAGAGAAGGAATACCTCTAAAGGGACAACTGGTTTTAGTCTTAATCACCTCTGAAGGGGTAGCGGAGGTAGAAAATGTGGATGTCGATCGCTTGTTCGGCAAGAATACATCCAATAATATCCATTGGATTGCCAGAAAGATTCTTAACGAATTGAACAGTAGTATAAATAAGACTGCCACCTTAGTGACTGCACAGAAAGCTTATCAAGCCCTGATTGCACCTTTGGAAGAACAGATACAAGCGCAAGAGATTGATACTCTGCTCTTTAGCATGGACAATGGGTTGCGCTCGATTCCCTTGGGCATGCTGTATGATGGAGAACAATTCCTGATTGAAAAGTATAATATCGCTCTAATTCCCAGCGTCACCTTAACTAATTCCACGTATGAAGGGCTGGACAATGCCAGAGTCTTAGCCATGGGAGCGTCTGAATTTGACCTAGACAGGCGCAAGCCTCTGCCCAATGTGCCCCTAGAGTTAGAAATGATTGGTAGTGGAGACTGGCAGAGCGATCGCTTCTTAAATGAAGAATTTACCCTAGACAACATGAAAGCCCAGCGCCTGAGCCGTCACTATGATATCGTCCATCTGGCAACCCATGCCGATTTTGGCTCCAGGGATAAGACACAACTGGAATTTTGGGATGAAACCATTTCCTTAGAGACGCTGCGGGAATTTGACTGGCACGAGCAGCCACAAGTGGAACTGTTGGTACTCAGTGCTTGTGAAACGGCGATCGGAGATTTAGACGCAGAAATGGGCTTTGCCGGGTTAGCTATCCGTGCTGGAGTAAAATCTTCAGTGGCAAGTCTGTGGAAAGTGGACGATTTATCCACCGTTGCTTTAATGACAGCATTTTACGAATACTTGCAAACTGAACCCATTAAAGCCGAAGCCCTCCGTCAAGCGCAACTGGCGATGTTACGAGGGGAAATTTTCATCGAAAACGGAGAATTAGTCACCCCCCATAACCGGGTTGCCCTGCCTCCAACCGTAGTTTCTCAATTGAAAAATAGCGGTGATGGGGCTTCTCTGTCTCATCCTTTTCATTGGGCTGGATTTACCGTCGTCGGTAGTCCTTGGTAATGAGTAGGGGCGAACGGCCGTTCGCCCCTACAGATACCGTCATAGTGGACTGTTTCACCTAAAATGGTGCATTAGATTTTGTTTGTAGTGAGGGATTTATCCCTCTCCAGCTAGGCTTTTAAGCACTCTTCGTGCTTACACCAAACAAAGCCCTATTTTAGGTGAAACAATCCACTACGGGATTTTTCTGACCCCCAACCCAGACCCATTTTTAATTGTTAATTGTTAATTGATATAGCCTTCATCTCCCCTATTTTCAGTTACCATCGGATCGCGCCAAAAGACGATCGCCTCATTCAAGGGTTGAATCTGAGTGCCTGGAAAGTAGAATTGTACGATTCTCTCCCCATTCCAGCCTAACTCTGCCAAGCGATAAGCTCCTGTTTGACTTAGTCCTACCCCATGGCCAAAGCCCCCACCGACAAAGGTATAGCCTTTGAGCGCTTGGTTCTCATCTAACATGGGGTCAAGATAAAAGAGGGTGCTAATGGGAGGATAAAAGGCGTTGCGAATTTGGTCTTTAGTAATTTCTAAGGGCCCCTTATCCGTTTGCACTTCCATCGTTAATACCCGACCCGATGGCGCTCGTTCGGTTATCTTTACGCTCTCAATTTTTTGGATACCGGTCATGGGATGGTTGCGATTGCCCAAATATTTGTTCAAGAACTCAGTCATATCTTTTAAGGAGGTGCTATAGCTCCACCGGAAACGGTTCCACCCAGTTTCATTAAATCCCTGTTTCAGATTCAGAAACTCCCGTAAATTCCCTTCGTTGCCCAAGCTTTTTTGGGCTAAATCCCATACTAGCCCGGTAGAATCAACCCTCGCTTGCAGATAGGGTCGTGCCGGGCCATTCCAAACATCTTCAAAGGGTGCAGTAATGCCACCGGTGGTGGAAGAATAGAGGGCATCGACCAATTCATTCTCGTAGGTGGCAACTAAAGAGCGAGTCGCGGCGATCGCCCGATCCGCTCTAGCTGAAGCATCTCCTAACCCCCAATAGACCTGACAATCTGTGGTCGCACAGAGTTCATAATCATCAATACCAAAGCGGCGTAAGTTTCTTAGGGTATAGGTTCGCGCTAGAATGGCTTGCGCTTCTACGGCTGCGGGGGGAGCTTGGGGGCCGATTTCATGGGGAACCACGCCCCGTAAATAAGTCTCTAAGGGGACAAAATTGACCAAGGTGTAATTGCCATAGGCGTTGGGTTGCATTCGCAAGGAACCGCCATAGAGTCGGGTGACTCCTTCAGGATGTACCACTTGAATCCGGTTATTACCACTGCTGATATCCACAGAACGACGGTTATATCGATACCCATTCACCACCCAATAGGCTTGAGGATAGTGGCGTAAGACTTTCGTCTCGATATGGGCGATGGTATTGCCTTCAGACTTTAAGCTATCGAGCAACATGCGGCGCAGTAGAGGTGTATTATATACCTCGCGCTTCGCCCAAACTTGCCAGCGATCGGGATTAGCAACTTCTACCTCCAAACCCCGTTCGCGCCATTTGTGGGCATCATGTTCGGCACTTTCAAAGCTGCGATGGGTACTTAAGACTACCCGTTCCTCAACCATCGGTTGGGGTAGAGGCTTCATCTCAATTTGGAGTTTAACGGTATCAGTGTCTAGGGTAGCCTCTCCCTCTGTCGTTGCATAGCGTAGCGTTAGGCGATCGCCCGATAGCGCTCTCAACGTTAAGGTTTCCCCAGGTTGATCGCCAAATCGTTGCTCAATGCCAATTTTCAGTAGGCGATTGGGTTCAGACCATCCCGGAAGTGCCGAAACACCGACCATTGCCAGCGACATCATGGCCGCACTTACCCATTTCCGCGGTTGAAGTCCCATTTTTTTAAACCGGATCATGATGTTTCCACTCTCCCATCAAGCTGACTACTGGATACTGTATTGATACTGTACATAAATATTGCTCATGATTCAGGGAGCCAAGCTGAAGATCCAGCAGATTACGGATGGGAACCCGATCGCCGCGTAAGGATTCAGAAATGCCTATCGCTTGAGTCTATACTCCCATAGACTACAAGTGATACCATAATGTGCAACTCTTAACTATCCTCACACCCTTACCACCAGAGAGGTTCCCTTGAACAGAACAATCGTTAACTCCAGTACCGTTCTATTCACCCTACTGACTCTGAGTTTGAGTACGGCAATTGCCCCCAAACCGGTTTTGGCTTCTGAGTCTATCGCTCAACTCACCCCAGGAGTCTCCACTGAACGGCCAACCCTATGGGTGAATCCCCAAACTGGCAACGATCAATCCGGAAATGGCACATCCCAAGCGCCCTATCGAACCTTAACCTATGCCTTGCGGATGGCCTCCACCAACCATATCATTCAACTCTCTGCGGGAACCTATTCTCAGCAAACGGGCGAAGTTTTTCCCATTCAGTTAAAACCCAATGTAATTGTGGTCGGGAACCCCGATAATAAAGGGCAAAACGTGATTATTCAAGGAGGGGGACGCTTCATCAGTCCTACCTTTGCCCGGCAAAATATTACCCTCCTGGGAGCCAACGATGCAGCTCTGGCTGGCGTAACGGTGACCAACCCCAATGGTCGCGGTTATGGATTATGGATTGAATCGAGTTCTTTAGTCGTTGCAGATAATACGTTTACCGGGAATGTGCATGATGGTATCTCCATCACGGGTAGAAGTGGT from Roseofilum reptotaenium CS-1145 carries:
- a CDS encoding CHAT domain-containing protein — encoded protein: MQGDGGDFTGITDGGFQSDNIDTSARDGDGGNITVEGVQGVATGDLNSSSSNIGNGGNILVSSPQSSVTIGNIDSSTNEGNSGDVGIQAFENITTEDINTSSNQGNAGDVLLNSQAGTISTGEINTAAPQGIPGTLTIQSNPTPVNSPVNQPVSPSVTQSAIQPQIPVNPPSTAPLLTSVPEVSVTINPNIPASSNVTVTTDLTNLDRFAIDLASLNLEWGGLQETWDQRLQELDQLMTEEYSQYVKKAPSEIVTIAGIKDMLGRIEAQTGNKPAVVYALSYPEVDREGIPLKGQLVLVLITSEGVAEVENVDVDRLFGKNTSNNIHWIARKILNELNSSINKTATLVTAQKAYQALIAPLEEQIQAQEIDTLLFSMDNGLRSIPLGMLYDGEQFLIEKYNIALIPSVTLTNSTYEGLDNARVLAMGASEFDLDRRKPLPNVPLELEMIGSGDWQSDRFLNEEFTLDNMKAQRLSRHYDIVHLATHADFGSRDKTQLEFWDETISLETLREFDWHEQPQVELLVLSACETAIGDLDAEMGFAGLAIRAGVKSSVASLWKVDDLSTVALMTAFYEYLQTEPIKAEALRQAQLAMLRGEIFIENGELVTPHNRVALPPTVVSQLKNSGDGASLSHPFHWAGFTVVGSPW
- a CDS encoding SpoIID/LytB domain-containing protein, producing MGLQPRKWVSAAMMSLAMVGVSALPGWSEPNRLLKIGIEQRFGDQPGETLTLRALSGDRLTLRYATTEGEATLDTDTVKLQIEMKPLPQPMVEERVVLSTHRSFESAEHDAHKWRERGLEVEVANPDRWQVWAKREVYNTPLLRRMLLDSLKSEGNTIAHIETKVLRHYPQAYWVVNGYRYNRRSVDISSGNNRIQVVHPEGVTRLYGGSLRMQPNAYGNYTLVNFVPLETYLRGVVPHEIGPQAPPAAVEAQAILARTYTLRNLRRFGIDDYELCATTDCQVYWGLGDASARADRAIAATRSLVATYENELVDALYSSTTGGITAPFEDVWNGPARPYLQARVDSTGLVWDLAQKSLGNEGNLREFLNLKQGFNETGWNRFRWSYSTSLKDMTEFLNKYLGNRNHPMTGIQKIESVKITERAPSGRVLTMEVQTDKGPLEITKDQIRNAFYPPISTLFYLDPMLDENQALKGYTFVGGGFGHGVGLSQTGAYRLAELGWNGERIVQFYFPGTQIQPLNEAIVFWRDPMVTENRGDEGYIN